The Molothrus ater isolate BHLD 08-10-18 breed brown headed cowbird chromosome 18, BPBGC_Mater_1.1, whole genome shotgun sequence genome window below encodes:
- the RTN4R gene encoding reticulon-4 receptor, producing the protein MKRAIAEGSKLLILVLCLNIPSEVESCPGACVCYSEPKITISCQQQGLTAIPTEIPIQSQRIFLHNNRITLVRATSFTSCRNMTILWIHSNNISLIEPGAFYGLTKLEELDLSDNTNLKSINPVTFRGLVHLHTLHLDRCGLLELSTGLFRGLFSLQYLYLQDNNLQILLDDTFIDLANLTYLFLHGNKIKSLSENVFRGLINLDRLLLHQNRVSVVHRRAFHDLGKVMTLYLFNNNLTVLTGDTMAPLVSLQYLRLNGNQWICDCQARSLWNWFKQFKGSSSELECHLPPRLAGRDLKRLQSSELDSCVDSFNQIRTSVFSTKTRLGKLPTGLPPLGSHDGSSKCCQPEMDKSFIYEAKGKAGPSSHSSRSSNNHLKEKENMSRPKYMETDRSKNGSNKQINDSPFGTFPSIVDPPLTKLRPEFLEPIEPSTVPTKKRQGCSKKNRSKAQCRLTQQGNSSTLQLSLSLLIPPLVWSLLLFC; encoded by the coding sequence GAAGCAAACTGCTGATTTTGGTGCTTTGCTTGAACATCCCATCAGAAGTGGAGTCCTGCCCCGGGGCGTGTGTATGCTACAGTGAACCCAAGATCACcatcagctgccagcagcaggggctgacAGCCATCCCCACGGAGATCCCCATCCAGAGCCAGCGCATCTTCCTGCACAACAACCGCATCACCCTGGTGAGGGCCACCAGCTTCACCTCGTGCCGCAACATGACCATCCTGTGGATCCACTCCAACAACATCAGCCTCATCGAGCCCGGAGCCTTCTACGGGCTCACcaagctggaggagctggaccTCAGCGACAACACGAACCTGAAATCCATCAACCCCGTCACCTTCCGGGGGCTCGTGCACCTCCACACCCTCCACCTGGATCGCTGCGGGCTCCTGGAACTCTCCACAGGGCTTTTCCGAGGGTTGTTCTCCTTGCAGTACCTCTACCTTCAGGATAATAACCTCCAGATCCTGCTGGACGACACCTTCATCGACCTGGCGAACCTCACGTACCTGTTTTTGCACGGGAACAAGATCAAGAGCCTGTCGGAGAACGTCTTCCGCGGGCTGATCAACCTGGAccggctgctgctgcaccagaaCAGGGTGAGCGTGGTGCACCGGCGCGCCTTCCACGACCTGGGGAAGGTGATGACCCTGTACCTGTTCAACAACAACCtgaccgtgctcacaggggACACCATGGcccccctggtgtccctgcagtaCCTGCGCCTCAACGGCAACCAGTGGATCTGCGACTGCCAGGCCCGCTCGCTCTGGAATTGGTTTAAGCAGTTCAAGGGCTCCTCCTCGGAGCTGGAGTGCCACCTGCCCCCTCGCCTGGCGGGGCGGGACCTGAAGCGGCTGCAGAGCTCGGAGCTGGACAGCTGCGTGGACTCCTTCAACCAGATCCGCACCAGCGTCTTCAGCACCAAAACCAGGTTGGGGAAGCTCCCGACGGGGCTGCCCCCGCTGGGCTCCCACGACGGCTCCTCCAAGTGCTGCCAGCCAGAGATGGACAAGTCCTTTATTTACGAGGCCAAGGGCAAGGCAGGGCcctcctcccacagcagccGCTCATCCAACAACCACCTCAAGGAGAAGGAGAACATGTCCAGGCCCAAGTACATGGAGACGGACCGTTCCAAAAACGGCAGCAACAAGCAGATAAACGATTCCCCCTTTGGGACCTTCCCCAGCATTGTAGACCCTCCTTTGACCAAGTTGAGACCCGAATTTCTAGAGCCTATTGAACCTTCCACAGTCCCAACCAAAAAGAGGCAGGGCTGCTCTAAAAAGAACAGATCAAAGGCCCAGTGCCGCCTCACCCAGCAGGGGAACAGCTCCACGTTACAGCTCAGCCTAAGCCTTTTGATCCCCCCCTTGGTGTGGAGCTTACTGTTATTCTGCTAA